One stretch of Roseimicrobium sp. ORNL1 DNA includes these proteins:
- a CDS encoding metallophosphoesterase family protein has protein sequence MRTFAIGDIHGCLMAFETLLSIVPFQPGDTLVTLGDYVDRGPDSCGVIERLVKWHGETNLITLQGNHEIMMLMAHEDKDVIRDWCDAGGDATMASYLERKYPEIPSAHWDFLEKTLPYYESATHIFVHATVDPDRPMNQQPDHMLYWERFWNSSRHVSGKMVICGHTPQRNGQPRDFGHGICIDTFAYGGGWLTCLEPGSGCYWQANQKGETREGRVGVEDEAEAKRFAREA, from the coding sequence ATGCGCACTTTTGCCATCGGTGACATCCACGGCTGCCTCATGGCGTTTGAGACGCTCCTCTCCATCGTACCCTTCCAGCCGGGGGATACCCTGGTGACGTTGGGTGACTATGTGGATCGAGGTCCGGATTCCTGCGGGGTCATCGAGCGTCTGGTGAAATGGCACGGCGAGACGAACCTCATCACCCTGCAGGGCAATCACGAGATCATGATGCTCATGGCGCATGAGGACAAGGACGTCATCCGCGACTGGTGTGATGCCGGCGGGGATGCGACCATGGCCTCCTACCTGGAGCGGAAGTACCCCGAGATCCCCTCCGCACATTGGGACTTCCTGGAAAAGACGCTGCCGTATTACGAATCGGCCACTCACATCTTTGTACACGCCACGGTGGACCCGGACCGGCCCATGAACCAGCAGCCCGACCACATGCTCTACTGGGAGCGCTTCTGGAATTCCTCACGCCACGTCTCCGGCAAGATGGTCATCTGCGGCCATACCCCGCAGCGCAACGGGCAGCCACGTGACTTCGGCCACGGCATCTGCATTGACACCTTTGCCTACGGCGGCGGGTGGCTCACGTGCCTGGAGCCAGGAAGTGGCTGCTACTGGCAGGCGAACCAGAAGGGCGAGACGCGTGAAGGCAGGGTGGGCGTGGAGGACGAGGCGGAGGCCAAGCGCTTCGCCAGGGAGGCGTGA
- a CDS encoding glyoxalase superfamily protein: MTFQPAIPVFRIFDYEQAMAFYRDWLGFTVDWEHQYTPDYPRYLQVSRAGTLLHLTEHHGDCTPGSKAVIHIDDADALHQEITVTRRHPRMNPSVQTMPWNAKVVEVMDPFGNKLWFHQSLES, translated from the coding sequence ATGACCTTCCAGCCTGCCATCCCCGTCTTCCGTATCTTCGATTACGAGCAGGCCATGGCATTCTACCGGGACTGGCTCGGGTTTACGGTGGACTGGGAGCATCAGTACACGCCGGACTATCCGCGTTACCTGCAAGTCAGCCGCGCCGGAACGCTGCTCCACCTCACCGAGCACCATGGTGATTGCACCCCTGGCTCGAAGGCGGTGATTCATATTGATGACGCGGATGCCCTGCATCAGGAAATCACCGTCACCCGCCGTCATCCTCGCATGAACCCCTCTGTACAAACCATGCCTTGGAACGCCAAGGTCGTGGAGGTGATGGACCCCTTTGGGAACAAACTGTGGTTTCACCAGAGCTTGGAGAGCTAG
- a CDS encoding phage/plasmid primase, P4 family, which translates to MMTPPNPNDTPPAATPNPEPASGATLPRLNLQDQPSYWRTKARFQRKELEQTLAELARREEAAGIKRRGNQGSGGKSVQRLNDECNAQDFIDTCEKDVRHCVSTKDWYVWERLRWECDVHECLMMQRACEFSRELCERAQEMPTLSEAKMMAHRGNVLGNYPRLRAMLNIARSDPRVTIPDTSVWDANPHLLGVKNGVVDLRTCQFVPPQREMMVTKTIATSYVEGAPCPKWDAFLEQVLPDPEVRHFLQVSAGYWLTGDTSAQCFWFLYGSGANGKSTFLETLFRLWGEYSQRANAMLTLSLNSREAGIELSSVPGKRLVVGSEVSDGMRLNESLVKDLTGGDTITGRGMYKDTITFRPVAKMVMFGNHRPTISGTDGGMWRRVRLVPFTQVIPEEQRNPRLPHELLAEFPGILNWCLRGLAHYHTHGLPTPPAVHHATETYREDSDPLGEFLEESTQRMEESSERVLLNELYQKYGTWCAESGRKHPLSRQTLRMRLEERGYTSQRTNRGQVIQKLRLKSELDAVLSSEEE; encoded by the coding sequence ATGATGACACCACCGAATCCCAACGACACTCCACCCGCGGCCACGCCCAACCCCGAGCCTGCTTCCGGAGCCACCCTTCCAAGGCTCAACCTGCAGGACCAGCCCAGCTACTGGCGCACGAAGGCACGCTTTCAGCGGAAGGAATTGGAGCAGACACTGGCGGAGCTGGCGCGCCGTGAAGAGGCGGCTGGCATCAAACGCCGGGGGAATCAGGGCAGCGGCGGCAAGTCGGTGCAGCGCCTCAATGACGAGTGCAACGCTCAGGACTTCATCGATACCTGCGAGAAGGACGTGCGACACTGCGTGAGCACGAAAGATTGGTACGTGTGGGAGAGGCTGCGCTGGGAATGCGACGTGCATGAGTGCCTGATGATGCAGCGCGCGTGTGAGTTCTCCCGCGAGCTCTGTGAGCGCGCGCAGGAGATGCCCACCCTCAGCGAGGCGAAGATGATGGCCCACCGGGGGAATGTTCTGGGAAACTACCCCCGCCTCCGGGCCATGCTGAACATCGCGCGCTCCGACCCGCGGGTGACTATTCCGGACACTTCCGTGTGGGATGCAAATCCCCACCTCCTTGGCGTGAAGAATGGAGTGGTGGACCTGCGCACGTGCCAGTTCGTTCCCCCGCAACGCGAGATGATGGTGACCAAGACCATCGCCACCAGTTATGTCGAAGGTGCACCGTGTCCGAAGTGGGATGCGTTCCTGGAGCAGGTCCTGCCGGACCCGGAGGTGCGACACTTCCTGCAGGTGAGTGCGGGCTACTGGCTCACGGGCGACACCAGCGCCCAGTGCTTCTGGTTCCTGTATGGGTCTGGTGCGAATGGGAAGAGCACCTTCCTGGAAACGCTCTTCCGGCTCTGGGGAGAGTACAGCCAGCGGGCGAATGCCATGCTCACGCTCTCCCTGAACAGCCGTGAAGCCGGCATCGAGCTGTCTTCCGTGCCCGGCAAGCGCCTCGTGGTGGGCTCAGAAGTCTCCGATGGCATGCGGCTCAATGAGTCCCTGGTGAAAGACCTCACCGGCGGCGATACGATCACCGGTCGCGGCATGTACAAGGACACCATCACCTTCCGCCCGGTGGCGAAGATGGTCATGTTCGGCAATCACCGGCCCACCATCTCCGGTACGGATGGCGGCATGTGGCGGCGCGTGCGCCTTGTTCCCTTCACGCAGGTCATTCCGGAGGAGCAGCGCAATCCGCGTCTGCCGCATGAGCTGCTCGCGGAGTTCCCCGGCATCCTGAACTGGTGTCTGCGCGGCCTCGCCCACTACCACACGCATGGCCTGCCCACGCCTCCAGCGGTACATCACGCCACGGAGACCTATCGCGAAGACTCCGACCCATTGGGTGAATTTCTAGAGGAGTCCACCCAGCGCATGGAAGAGAGCTCCGAGCGGGTACTGCTGAACGAACTCTACCAAAAATACGGGACCTGGTGCGCGGAGAGTGGAAGGAAGCACCCCCTCAGTCGCCAGACGCTGCGCATGCGCCTGGAGGAGCGGGGCTACACGTCCCAGCGCACAAACCGTGGACAGGTCATCCAGAAGTTGCGCCTCAAGTCGGAACTCGATGCCGTCCTTTCTTCTGAGGAGGAGTGA
- a CDS encoding helix-turn-helix domain-containing protein — protein sequence MKASSAPEQSQERELLDSAQTRQRLGLSDHQLTRMRATRKIGYLKRGGRVLFAAEEVERVLRESEVPALRPVVRLRDRE from the coding sequence ATGAAGGCAAGCAGTGCACCGGAGCAATCGCAAGAGAGGGAACTCCTGGACTCCGCGCAGACACGGCAGCGGCTGGGACTGAGTGACCACCAACTCACGCGGATGCGGGCCACGCGGAAGATTGGCTACCTCAAGCGCGGCGGGCGGGTGCTGTTTGCAGCGGAGGAGGTGGAGCGGGTGCTGCGTGAATCCGAGGTGCCGGCACTGCGACCGGTGGTGCGGCTCAGGGACAGGGAATAG
- a CDS encoding M3 family metallopeptidase produces the protein MSHPYLDESFHVRWSTLAPATVEADITLALERAEQKLADVVNQDRGRLSFESVIMGYEDALRELNESWGLVTHLDSVCNGPELREAHNKMLPKVSAFFAKIPLDEHLWDLILTYSKTDEAKALTGTQRRAVDELLAWFRQHGAELLPAKKKRLEEIEAELSQATQKYSENVLDSTNAWDMVIDDVAQLKGLPQSAIDAAKADAAAKGVGTPEAPKYRFTLKAPSLIPVMEHAEDDSLRKRVWEGNGTVGRGDKYDNTALVWQILRLRHEKATLLGKPQFADYILERRMAKNGRTALTFTEDLHRKVKSAFDREIVDLQEYRADKTHTDVRLLEPWEVAYWSEKRRHERYDFDHEELRPYFPVDGVLSGMFRIAEKLFDVRIAERQTTFSAVGDGSEAPAVPAESGAVEVWHPEVKFFDMRNADGVLIGGFYADWHPRDSKRSGAWMNYLKGGWPPNGERDRRAHLGLICGNMTPPVDGKPALLTHDEVCTIFHEFGHLIHQLFGNVPVPSLNGVNVAWDFVELPSQLMENFCWERESLDFFAKHHETGAPIPDDLFKKLINARNYMSAVAMMRQLSFGKLDLELHINHSVDENADLDRLGRTLLKDYIFPTNTEPPSMARRFGHLFSSPVGYAASYYSYKWAEVLDADAFTRFQHEGVLNPKVGRALRDNILSKGNSEDPAKLFRDFMGRDPDPNALLARAGLA, from the coding sequence ATGTCCCATCCCTACCTCGACGAGTCCTTCCATGTCCGCTGGTCCACCCTCGCACCGGCGACGGTGGAGGCGGATATCACCCTCGCGCTGGAGCGTGCGGAGCAGAAGCTGGCTGACGTGGTGAATCAGGACCGTGGCCGCCTCTCTTTTGAAAGCGTGATCATGGGGTATGAAGACGCCCTTCGTGAGCTGAATGAGTCGTGGGGTCTCGTCACGCACCTAGACTCTGTGTGCAACGGCCCTGAACTCCGCGAGGCGCACAACAAGATGCTGCCCAAGGTGAGCGCCTTCTTCGCGAAGATCCCGCTCGATGAGCATCTGTGGGACCTCATACTCACCTACAGCAAGACGGACGAAGCAAAGGCCCTCACCGGCACGCAACGCCGCGCGGTGGATGAATTGCTCGCCTGGTTCCGCCAGCATGGCGCGGAGCTCCTGCCCGCCAAGAAGAAGCGCCTGGAGGAAATCGAGGCCGAGCTCTCCCAGGCCACGCAGAAGTACTCCGAGAACGTGCTCGATTCCACGAACGCGTGGGACATGGTCATCGACGACGTGGCACAGCTCAAGGGCCTGCCGCAGAGCGCCATCGATGCCGCCAAAGCCGATGCCGCCGCGAAGGGAGTCGGCACACCCGAGGCTCCGAAGTACCGTTTCACCCTGAAGGCCCCCTCGCTCATTCCTGTGATGGAGCACGCCGAGGACGACTCCCTGCGCAAGCGTGTGTGGGAGGGCAATGGCACCGTGGGCCGCGGCGATAAATACGACAACACCGCGCTTGTGTGGCAAATCCTGCGCCTGCGTCATGAGAAGGCCACGCTGCTGGGCAAGCCGCAATTCGCCGACTACATCCTGGAGCGCCGCATGGCGAAGAACGGCCGCACCGCACTCACCTTCACCGAGGACCTGCATCGCAAGGTGAAGTCCGCCTTCGACCGTGAAATCGTGGACCTGCAGGAGTATCGCGCGGACAAGACGCACACGGATGTGCGTCTGCTGGAGCCGTGGGAGGTCGCCTACTGGAGCGAGAAGCGCCGGCATGAGCGCTACGATTTCGACCACGAGGAACTGCGCCCCTACTTCCCCGTGGATGGCGTGCTCAGTGGCATGTTCCGCATCGCGGAAAAGCTCTTCGATGTGCGCATCGCCGAGCGTCAGACCACCTTCTCCGCCGTGGGCGATGGCAGTGAAGCGCCTGCTGTACCCGCCGAGTCCGGTGCCGTGGAAGTGTGGCATCCTGAGGTAAAATTCTTCGACATGCGCAATGCGGACGGCGTGCTCATCGGCGGCTTCTATGCCGACTGGCACCCGCGCGACTCGAAGCGCAGTGGCGCATGGATGAACTACCTGAAGGGTGGCTGGCCGCCCAATGGCGAGCGCGATCGCCGCGCGCACCTGGGCCTCATCTGCGGCAATATGACGCCCCCCGTGGATGGCAAGCCCGCCCTGCTCACGCATGACGAGGTGTGCACCATCTTCCATGAGTTCGGACATCTCATCCACCAACTTTTCGGCAATGTGCCCGTGCCCTCGCTCAATGGTGTGAATGTGGCATGGGACTTCGTGGAACTGCCCAGCCAGCTCATGGAGAACTTCTGCTGGGAGCGCGAGAGCCTCGACTTCTTTGCGAAGCATCACGAGACCGGCGCGCCCATCCCGGATGACCTCTTCAAGAAGCTCATCAATGCGCGCAACTACATGAGCGCCGTGGCCATGATGCGCCAGCTCAGCTTTGGCAAGCTGGACCTGGAGCTACACATCAACCACTCCGTGGATGAGAACGCGGACCTCGACCGCCTTGGCCGCACCCTGCTGAAGGACTACATCTTCCCCACGAACACCGAGCCACCGAGCATGGCGCGCCGTTTCGGCCACCTCTTCAGCAGCCCCGTGGGCTACGCCGCCAGCTACTACAGCTACAAGTGGGCCGAGGTGCTCGATGCCGATGCCTTCACCCGCTTCCAGCACGAAGGCGTACTCAATCCCAAAGTGGGACGCGCCCTCCGCGACAATATTCTCAGCAAGGGCAACAGCGAGGACCCCGCGAAGTTGTTCCGCGATTTCATGGGACGCGACCCGGACCCGAACGCACTGCTGGCCAGGGCGGGGCTGGCGTAG
- the serA gene encoding phosphoglycerate dehydrogenase → MAKFNILIAGNNDPISSIGIDLLKAEPSFDVTVNMNLKAEDAMIEASREAHAIIVRSGAKVTAKVLDAAKNLKVVGRAGVGVDNIDIPYASKRGVVVMNTPGGNTVSTAEHAFGLMMSLSRKVPQAHASVIGGKWERKNFQGAELNKKTLAVLGMGRIGTEFAKRAQAFGMSVVAYDPYLSANRAEMLKVELRDNLDDAVKDADFITMHMPLTPETKHMLNETRLRLCKKGVRVINCARGGLVDDNALAKLLEEGHVGGAALDVYEVEPPPADYALLKAPNVVFTPHLGASTEEAQESVGIEIAEQVKENLLHGTVVNAVNMPNVDPKTLAEIGPFLRFGEILGRLISQIAPQRAEFLRVNYSGNLGKMDTTLVSRGVLKGYLERPIGPDQVNLINAIGTAENLGLRFTESRVPEPTEFSDLIEVEVGTGDNTAVISGSFFGGDPRIVKINGRRVEATPEGTLLLLENDDRPGMIGSYGTILGRHQVNIANMSLSRNVEGGTALTLLTLDSTPPQEVIQELEKLPGVKRVYCMELE, encoded by the coding sequence ATGGCCAAGTTCAACATCCTCATCGCTGGAAACAACGACCCCATCTCGAGCATCGGCATTGACCTCCTCAAAGCGGAGCCCTCCTTTGACGTGACGGTGAACATGAACCTCAAGGCGGAGGATGCCATGATTGAGGCTTCCCGCGAGGCACACGCCATCATCGTGCGCAGCGGTGCGAAGGTGACCGCCAAGGTGCTCGATGCCGCCAAGAACCTGAAGGTCGTGGGCCGCGCCGGCGTGGGTGTGGACAACATCGACATCCCGTATGCCTCGAAGCGTGGCGTGGTGGTGATGAACACCCCCGGCGGCAATACCGTATCGACCGCCGAGCATGCCTTCGGCCTCATGATGTCCCTCTCGCGCAAGGTGCCCCAGGCGCACGCCTCGGTCATCGGCGGCAAGTGGGAGCGCAAAAACTTCCAGGGCGCTGAGCTCAACAAGAAGACCCTCGCCGTACTCGGCATGGGCCGCATCGGCACCGAGTTCGCCAAGCGCGCCCAGGCGTTCGGCATGAGCGTGGTCGCCTACGACCCCTACCTCAGCGCCAATCGCGCCGAGATGCTGAAGGTCGAGCTGCGTGACAATCTCGATGACGCGGTGAAGGACGCCGACTTCATCACCATGCACATGCCGCTCACACCTGAGACGAAGCATATGCTCAATGAGACCCGTCTCCGTCTGTGCAAGAAGGGCGTGCGCGTCATCAACTGCGCCCGTGGTGGTCTCGTAGACGACAACGCCCTGGCCAAGCTGCTGGAAGAAGGCCACGTGGGGGGTGCTGCCCTCGACGTGTATGAAGTGGAGCCTCCGCCCGCCGACTACGCACTGCTGAAGGCCCCGAACGTGGTCTTCACCCCGCACCTCGGTGCTTCGACCGAAGAAGCGCAGGAAAGCGTGGGCATCGAAATCGCGGAGCAGGTGAAGGAAAACCTCCTGCATGGCACGGTGGTGAACGCGGTGAACATGCCGAACGTGGACCCGAAGACCCTCGCGGAAATCGGACCCTTCCTGCGCTTCGGTGAAATCCTCGGCCGCCTCATTTCCCAAATCGCCCCGCAGCGCGCCGAGTTCCTGCGCGTGAACTACAGCGGCAATCTGGGCAAGATGGACACCACGCTCGTCTCGCGCGGCGTGCTGAAGGGTTATCTTGAGCGCCCCATCGGCCCTGACCAGGTGAACCTCATCAACGCCATCGGTACCGCCGAAAACCTCGGCCTGCGCTTCACTGAAAGCCGCGTGCCGGAGCCCACGGAATTCAGCGACCTCATCGAGGTGGAAGTAGGCACGGGTGACAATACCGCCGTGATCAGCGGCTCCTTCTTCGGTGGTGACCCCCGCATCGTGAAGATCAACGGCCGCCGTGTGGAAGCCACGCCGGAGGGTACGCTCCTCCTCCTGGAGAATGACGACCGCCCCGGCATGATTGGCTCGTACGGCACCATCCTGGGCAGGCATCAGGTGAACATCGCGAACATGTCCCTGAGCCGCAACGTGGAAGGCGGCACCGCCCTGACCCTGCTCACCCTCGACTCCACACCTCCGCAGGAAGTCATCCAGGAACTGGAGAAGCTCCCCGGCGTGAAGCGAGTGTACTGCATGGAGCTGGAGTAG
- a CDS encoding HlyD family efflux transporter periplasmic adaptor subunit, producing MPENTPPTQNQLSEPQGDSPPWDAKRNKPKGAFFRKLITWAGILGVVALVAMGLMPKPIEVELGKVVRGPLTVHVVEEGKTRIRNRYVVSAPIAGQMRRVPLKAGDEVIAGKTVIATIEPVMASLLDPRTRIQAEARIKTSEAARARAVESLDMAKTAEKFAVAHWERTQKLKTSGSISETDRDNSERDFELKQREVRAADFALKVAEFELEQAKAALLQLDDPGAGKAAELPVFSPVGGRVLKVMQESAMVVTPGLAILEVGDPADIEIEAEILSRDAVAITKGAKVQVEQWGDDQPLDAIVRLVEPAAFTKVSALGVEEQRVYVLSDLKNPPDKAKSLGDRYRVEVRVAVWHKDDVLLVPSGALFREGVDWKTFVYENGKAKKVGLEAGRSDGRMTEVIKGLELGTQVLLHPPDTVKDGVAVTERKVE from the coding sequence ATGCCAGAAAATACCCCCCCGACCCAGAACCAACTCAGCGAACCCCAGGGCGACAGCCCGCCGTGGGATGCGAAGCGCAACAAACCGAAAGGCGCCTTCTTCCGCAAGCTCATCACCTGGGCCGGCATCCTCGGTGTGGTAGCACTCGTCGCCATGGGGCTCATGCCGAAGCCGATTGAAGTGGAACTGGGCAAGGTGGTACGCGGTCCCCTCACCGTGCATGTGGTGGAGGAAGGGAAGACACGCATCCGCAATCGTTATGTGGTCTCCGCGCCCATCGCGGGCCAGATGCGCCGCGTGCCGCTGAAGGCGGGCGACGAGGTCATCGCGGGCAAGACGGTCATTGCCACGATTGAGCCGGTGATGGCCTCGCTGCTGGATCCGCGCACCCGCATCCAGGCGGAAGCGCGCATCAAGACCTCGGAGGCCGCCCGTGCGCGCGCCGTGGAGTCACTCGACATGGCGAAGACGGCGGAGAAATTCGCCGTGGCGCACTGGGAACGCACGCAGAAGCTGAAGACTTCCGGCAGCATCTCGGAGACGGACCGCGACAATTCGGAGCGTGACTTTGAGCTGAAGCAGCGCGAGGTGCGCGCGGCGGACTTCGCGCTGAAGGTGGCCGAGTTCGAACTGGAGCAGGCGAAGGCCGCACTCCTGCAGCTTGATGACCCTGGCGCGGGCAAGGCAGCCGAGCTGCCCGTGTTCTCCCCAGTGGGAGGTCGCGTCCTGAAGGTCATGCAGGAGAGCGCCATGGTGGTGACTCCCGGGCTGGCCATTCTGGAAGTGGGCGACCCGGCAGACATCGAGATCGAGGCCGAGATTCTCTCCCGCGATGCCGTGGCCATCACGAAGGGAGCCAAGGTCCAGGTGGAGCAGTGGGGCGATGACCAGCCGCTGGATGCGATTGTGCGACTCGTGGAGCCCGCCGCGTTTACGAAGGTCTCCGCTCTGGGTGTGGAGGAGCAGCGCGTGTATGTGCTCAGCGACCTGAAGAATCCCCCGGACAAGGCCAAATCGCTGGGCGACCGCTACCGCGTGGAAGTGCGCGTGGCCGTGTGGCACAAGGATGACGTGCTGCTGGTACCCTCCGGCGCGCTTTTCCGCGAAGGGGTGGACTGGAAGACCTTTGTCTACGAGAACGGCAAGGCGAAGAAGGTGGGCCTGGAGGCTGGCCGGAGTGATGGCCGGATGACCGAGGTGATCAAGGGGCTGGAACTGGGGACGCAGGTGCTGCTGCACCCGCCGGACACGGTGAAGGATGGGGTGGCGGTGACCGAGCGGAAGGTGGAGTGA
- a CDS encoding ABC transporter permease, producing MLSPLDRKLFRDLGRMKGQLVAVSLVMACGLAMMIMTRSLILTLDSTRNAYYQRYGMADIFGTLKRAPLAMADRLAQIPGVAAVEPRVVVDVTLDLPGIPEPATGHIVSLPDDGKPQVLNRIFMRKGRLPQLGERREVVVSEAFADANFLKPGDSVVAIINGRRDSLVIVGVGLSPEFVFEARAGETLPDNKRYGVFWMNYEAVAVAYNLDGAFNDFAADLAPNAAPGPVIAEMDRLLANYGAFGAYTRADHPSAKRLDDEIRVLQALSVAYPVIFLSVAAFMVNAVLARLVRLQREQIAQLKALGYSSAQVGMHYMKYALVIVVLGTILGGVAGSKMGGGLVNLYTMFFRFPELTFHMDTGALATALLISAGAASAGVLKVVRAAVKLPPAEAMRPEPPADFKPSLAERLGLTKHFSPGFRMALRNIERKPWQAVFTICGLSLATGLMVLPGAMSDSIDYLLTYQWNEVQRQDVVVFLTEPGGGKAFHDLEHLPGVLRAEPIRSVQSRLRYGHHYRKLAVTGMPKGSDLNRLLDANGRTIHLPEDGIVMSKALAEVIGAKIGDEVQIEVLEGQRPKRTAPIRGLIEDFAGVAAYMDLDALRSLMREGDTINGAYLTVDKAKWEDFMREVKETPRASIVLVKQDQLQAFRETTGQSIGILRKLYFTLAVIVAFGVVYNSARIALSERQRDLATLRVVGFTQREVASVLLGELTLLVVTALPLGLLFGKGLTTFIISSFSTETVRMPLVINATSYTIAIMVVTTAAALSFLVVSRMLKKLDLVGVLKARD from the coding sequence ATGCTCTCCCCACTCGATCGCAAACTGTTCCGGGACCTGGGCCGTATGAAGGGCCAATTGGTCGCGGTCAGTCTGGTGATGGCGTGCGGGCTGGCGATGATGATCATGACAAGGTCATTGATCCTCACGCTCGATTCCACGCGGAATGCCTACTACCAGCGCTACGGCATGGCGGACATCTTCGGCACGCTGAAGCGCGCACCGCTGGCCATGGCGGACCGGCTGGCGCAGATCCCCGGGGTGGCGGCGGTGGAGCCTCGTGTGGTGGTGGATGTGACGCTCGACCTGCCAGGCATCCCTGAGCCTGCGACAGGCCACATTGTTTCCCTGCCTGATGATGGAAAGCCACAGGTGCTCAATCGCATCTTCATGCGCAAGGGTCGCCTGCCACAGCTTGGCGAGCGACGTGAGGTGGTAGTGAGTGAGGCCTTTGCCGATGCCAACTTCCTGAAGCCCGGCGACAGCGTGGTGGCCATCATCAATGGGCGGCGTGACTCCCTCGTCATCGTGGGTGTGGGTTTGTCCCCGGAGTTTGTCTTTGAAGCGCGCGCCGGTGAAACACTGCCGGACAACAAGCGCTACGGTGTCTTCTGGATGAACTACGAGGCCGTGGCGGTGGCGTACAATCTGGATGGCGCCTTCAATGACTTTGCTGCGGACCTCGCACCCAACGCGGCGCCAGGGCCAGTGATTGCCGAGATGGACCGGCTGCTGGCGAACTACGGAGCCTTTGGTGCGTACACGCGCGCGGACCATCCCTCCGCGAAACGGCTCGATGATGAAATCCGAGTGCTGCAGGCGTTGTCGGTAGCCTATCCCGTCATCTTCCTGAGCGTGGCGGCCTTCATGGTGAATGCCGTGCTGGCACGACTGGTGCGACTGCAGCGTGAGCAGATCGCGCAGCTCAAGGCACTGGGATACTCCTCCGCGCAGGTGGGTATGCATTACATGAAGTATGCCCTGGTGATTGTGGTGCTGGGCACCATCCTCGGCGGTGTGGCGGGCAGCAAGATGGGCGGTGGCCTGGTGAACTTGTACACCATGTTTTTCCGCTTTCCGGAGCTGACTTTCCACATGGACACGGGGGCGCTTGCCACGGCGTTGCTCATCAGCGCGGGTGCGGCCTCGGCGGGTGTATTGAAGGTCGTGCGTGCAGCGGTGAAGCTGCCACCGGCAGAGGCCATGCGTCCCGAGCCGCCGGCGGATTTCAAGCCCTCGCTCGCCGAGCGCCTGGGGCTCACGAAACACTTCAGCCCGGGCTTCCGCATGGCTTTGCGCAACATCGAGCGCAAGCCATGGCAGGCCGTCTTCACCATTTGCGGTCTCTCGCTAGCCACAGGGCTCATGGTGCTGCCGGGGGCGATGAGTGACAGCATCGACTACCTGCTCACCTATCAGTGGAATGAAGTGCAGCGACAGGATGTCGTCGTCTTCCTCACGGAGCCCGGTGGTGGCAAGGCCTTCCACGACCTGGAGCATCTGCCCGGCGTGCTGCGCGCCGAGCCCATTCGCAGTGTGCAATCCCGCCTGCGCTACGGCCACCACTACCGCAAGCTCGCCGTCACCGGCATGCCCAAGGGCTCTGACCTGAACAGGCTGCTGGATGCAAACGGGCGCACCATTCACCTGCCGGAGGATGGCATCGTGATGTCCAAGGCGCTCGCGGAAGTCATCGGCGCGAAGATTGGCGATGAAGTGCAGATCGAGGTGCTCGAGGGCCAGCGTCCGAAGCGAACGGCGCCAATTCGCGGACTCATCGAGGACTTCGCCGGTGTGGCCGCGTACATGGACCTCGATGCCTTGCGCAGTCTCATGCGCGAGGGGGACACCATCAATGGCGCCTACCTCACGGTGGACAAGGCGAAGTGGGAGGATTTCATGCGCGAGGTGAAGGAGACTCCTCGTGCTTCCATCGTGCTGGTGAAGCAGGACCAACTCCAGGCCTTCCGTGAAACCACCGGACAGAGCATCGGCATTCTGCGGAAGCTCTACTTCACCCTCGCGGTGATTGTGGCGTTCGGCGTGGTGTACAACAGCGCACGCATCGCCCTCTCCGAGCGACAGCGCGATCTCGCGACGCTGCGCGTGGTGGGCTTCACCCAGCGCGAGGTGGCCAGTGTGTTGCTGGGAGAGCTCACGCTGCTGGTCGTGACGGCACTGCCGCTGGGCCTGCTTTTCGGCAAGGGGCTCACGACTTTCATCATCAGCTCCTTCAGCACCGAAACTGTCCGCATGCCGCTGGTCATCAATGCCACGAGTTATACCATCGCCATCATGGTGGTGACCACCGCTGCCGCCCTGTCGTTCCTGGTGGTGAGCCGTATGCTGAAGAAGCTCGACCTCGTGGGCGTGCTGAAGGCGCGTGATTGA